Below is a genomic region from Zea mays cultivar B73 chromosome 9, Zm-B73-REFERENCE-NAM-5.0, whole genome shotgun sequence.
GCTTTAAGAGGTGACGGACTACCGTACCGAGCCTGTTAACAAAATTCAGCGCTCTATAATTATAAGGTTTCAGTCTATGGTATGTACAGTCTGTTGGGAGTTCCTGTGACCAAACCGCGGCCCCGAATAGTAAGACTGAATTCGAATTTTGGGCTAATcagcaaaaaaaaaaaaggaAGCGCAGAGCGCAGCACTCCTTAAGACAAAACAGCAGGCTTTTTTTTGCTGGATAACGTGTTCGGAAGTCTAGATGGTATTTTGAGTTCACAGACAGACTGATGGTCATTTTCGGTTAGAATGATGAAACTAAATTGCACGCCTATATTTTGTTGTGCACTTGATTTGGCATTTTTATGCCATAATTTGAAGTCTCAAGTGTGACAACTTTTCAAGTGGCAAAATTCTTGAAGATCATCACGGAACTCACTGCTAGGAGTGTGTATCGTTAAGCAGCTCACTGTTGGCAATTACAGACCTTAGTTGGAGATTTTTGTGTCAAGTAAGAATCATAGTGATGAACTGTCCTTGCAGTAAGCAGCTTAACTTTAGCCAATTGTTTGTTAGGTTACTTGATAACATAAGAGTTCGCACACTTGTAGCTGAAAGATCCTCCATATTGtgttaggccccgtttgtttcgttggaattgaattccattttaataattataatttagacaaaactaattaagttcatatatttatatatgtaatatatttgtatattatcttaaatcatatgagagagatagttataacgaagcaagtagaagagtgtgctataagttgtacattgaaaaaatagcatgtaaatttatagaatcaatttctatctctcacccatgaatttgagataggcttatacgataactttggaaagtggtggaatttcacattctaaaaaaatagcttaTTCcaatagtaagattccaattcctcaaaatgaaaggaaacaaacggcgcCTTATAGTTTTGCGGTGAACCTGGTAATCCAGATAACTCCCACCTCTAGATGACCTTTCCTGTTGATAAATTCCATGTCTTGTGACCTGGCAACTTTTTCCTGTTTTCAGATATCGTTTGAGATCCAAGGTTGAAATAGACAATGTAAGTGAGAATTTTGCATGTTGGCAAAGATTTGGACATGATGTAGTGCACACTGAACCTTCTACTCAAGAACCTGAGGCTCAATCCATTGGGTGGGGACAAGGTGTTGACCATGCTGGCGAGTCAGCTGCGCAAGGGAACGGTCATGGATGGCAATGGCTCAAAGATCCTCGGTTGGACTACCTTGGTTACAGAGGAATTTTTCCAGCTGACACGATACGTAAGTAATTCTTTTTGCCATTTCCTGGAGCTTCTTTGTTATGATGTTCATCACCGTCATCCATTTCAACGCTTGAACCTGTTTCTGTACTTAACAGCACCCCTAGTTGAGTCTGACAAAGAAGCAGATGAACGCCATTATCAACTTTGGCGGATAGAAAATGGAGTCGCAGAAGGTTCGACTGAGATCCCAAAAGGTAAGTTTATTTTTCGAGTTGCTTGGTCGCGAGTCATGATTCCAGTGGCGAACCCAGGGTTTGAACATAGGGTAATCAAGGACTAAAACTTAGACATATAAAACAGTGTATAATCCGGTACCACATATATATAATTTCCGTCAATTCGGTACATGAGAAGAAAAAATAACCAAAATATCTCATAATGCTTTTAAATCATCAAATTAGGTTGCAAGTTGTATACATTTGTTTATTTAAGCCTAAACGTTAAGAAGTAATTTGTTTTTATACTAAATTCTAGGGCAGTTGGGGACCTACCTAAGCTACCCGCTAGGTCCGCCCCTGCATGAGTCATGTATACATATTAACTTTTTCATAATTTGGTTATGTATTAATATCTTGTTTTTATGTTTGGTACGCTTCTGGAAAATGTTCAGTTCCCATATAGGATTTGTTCATCTAATATCTTTACAAATCAGCGTATCTGTTTCATCACATCAacatagccttttagtcccaagcaagttagggtaggctagagttgaaacccaacaagatgccacaaaaaaagaaagagagagaaagggtgggGGAAGCTTTTGATAGCACTAAAAGGAAAAAGGCCTAAATGAGTGTATCTGTTTGCTTAGCCAAATTTCATCTAATGGTTTTCTTATCTCTAGACTTTATCGTGACCTTGAAGCTACTCCAAATTCACTTTTTGACTGTGTTCGATTTATATGGTTCTAGAACTGTGACTGCAGTAATGTCTCAGTAAGACATAGATAATATGAATGAGCGGCCACATGCCACATAACTTTTTTATAGGAAAAAAAAGCTTCAGATTATATTATAGACGGGAAAAGGCAGGTTTGACATAATTTTGCCAATTGTCCAGCTATTGGGTGACGCCTTTTTCAGCTCAGATACCTGGTGCCTTAGATTGTTCTCCTTCCCGTCCTTTTTGACGAAGTTGTGTTCATTTGATTCAGGCGAAGCAATCCCGCTGGAGTACAATCTTGCTGGCTTGAACGCCATTTCGTTCGAGAAGGGCTGCTACATCGGGCAGGAGCTTATCGCTCGGACGCACCATCGCGGTGTCATCCGGAAGCGCCTAATGCCAATGAAGTTCGTCGACGGGAATGGGCAAGGTATAATACAATTCTTTTTTTCGTGGTGATTGGTGAACAGCACGGTGCACCGCCGTTCTGTCTGTCGCTGGCTATGCTAATTGTGCAGCCTCTGGCATCAGAACTCGAGCAGGCCGTCGCTCCAGGCTCGGAGGTCGTGGACGAGGCTTCAGGCAAGAAGGTCGGGGCAGTGAGCACCGCTCTGGGCTCCCGCGGGATGGGCCTGCTAAGACTCGAAGAAGCACTGAAACCGGGCTCGGTCCTCCGCGCCGGCGGCAACAGGGACGTGAGGGTCCAGGCGATCAAGCCGGACTGGTGGCCAGCCGAGTGGACACAGGTGCTTCAGGAACAGCGCGCAGCCGCTTGACAGCAGCGGAGCTGTATGTAGTACTGGACCCCAAACCCAAACCCTGCCTGCCGTCAGTTAGTCGCCTCTTGGAAGAGGACCCAAACAATCCCCATAGCTAACCGTTTTCAGCTTCGGTTTTTAGTCTTGTTGTCTGGTGTATCAAGGCGGAGCCTGTTTTTTTTTTTCCTCGCAGAAGACGAGGAAGGCAGGAGGGCCTGTTTCTCTTCCTCTCTGCCTGCTGCTGTGTTCAGCTGCGGCATCTCGTTCAGAACGAGATGAGCAAACTGTGTGAGTGTGTGTGTGGCCCAAACAGGCAGTGTGTTCGAATAAGTTTATCTGTACTACACTGAATAATAAGTTTCTCTGTCTGGATGATCTTGTACAACGTTTTATATTGGACGGTCATGGGCTCCCGGCTCTGTACGTTGCGTTGCTCTCGCATGTAAAGCATTTCATGCTGGGGATTGTCTCAGCATTATACTTTTTTTTAGGAACTAAATTATGATAAAAGAATTTGTTGTGGGCAGATCACTGTATGCTTGTAGGATCATATACGACTGAGTTTCTGACATTTCTGTAGAATGCGTCACGGCTAACCGATTATGAGCTGTTTTGAATAAGCTTTGGGTTGGGAGAAAATACCGGGGAAATTAAAGGAAGTGTTTGGAGATTAGTTACCAACACACTGTCAGAGTTACACTGTGTCTGGTTTCATACTCGAGGGAAGAAAAGCTGGCCTTTTTACGATAGTTAAGAGAGGCAAATAAATGTTTTTTTTTTTACTTTCAGCTTTGGTCCTTTGTCACTGACCATGGACTGGACCACACTAGGCTAGGCAGTAGGCACACAGTGTTCCGGAAATCCAGTGTGCCTGCCTCCAGTGcgattagagatggcaatggggacccgatccccgattccccgcggggaattcctctattaggggatggggatggggGAGTTTCTTCCCCCACGGGGATGTAAACGGGGGAAAACTCTCCCCCGACGGGTAAATGGGGATGGGGATGGGAAagcattccccatccccgttccccgcggggacccgttaaacttacatgtgacagtgttttcatgtaatagttaatgataaaaataaagaattaccttgtcaagagatcacccgttgtacaaatacattgattttaatgcgcacataatgatttttacatctaacaatgtgtataagtgacaatgttttacattaataacaaatAAAGTATGATTTAATTATAATTTAAACGGGGATGGGGATACCCGACGGGGATTTATCCTCGCGGGGAACGGGGATAGGGAAGAAATGTCCCCCGCAAGCAttcgtggggatccccgcggggaaattttttcgtcgcggggacgggtttggggagctaaaacccgacggggaattccccgttgccatccctaagtGCGATGGCCGATGCATGGGTACGTGCCTGCAGTATGTTGACCACTGACGCCTGATGCCTTGGATTCCCTGTGACCTTTTGGCAGAGGTAGTAAATGAAAATAAAAACAAAAATACTACGGGCGTGGAACTTAGAAAGAAATTGGTGCTGCATATAATAATAACAACAACAATAATGataataata
It encodes:
- the LOC100280888 gene encoding aminomethyltransferase encodes the protein MPPPPLARRLLLQPLPRGARALHTTPAPRRGPGVLACRLASRAVVRFAGPEAARFLHSLLTNDLLSAFSAAGASSPQRYAPTPNAPARGPAAPAYAALLTPQGRFLYDLFLYRPPPRSQMLDRTGSAPETGEAPEGHPHPQEVLADVDAAEVDDLVACFKRYRLRSKVEIDNVSENFACWQRFGHDVVHTEPSTQEPEAQSIGWGQGVDHAGESAAQGNGHGWQWLKDPRLDYLGYRGIFPADTIPPLVESDKEADERHYQLWRIENGVAEGSTEIPKGEAIPLEYNLAGLNAISFEKGCYIGQELIARTHHRGVIRKRLMPMKFVDGNGQELEQAVAPGSEVVDEASGKKVGAVSTALGSRGMGLLRLEEALKPGSVLRAGGNRDVRVQAIKPDWWPAEWTQVLQEQRAAA